A region from the Candidatus Syntrophosphaera sp. genome encodes:
- the dusB gene encoding tRNA dihydrouridine synthase DusB — MDILSSITDNKLWLAPLAGYTNQAYRQLCKANGADVLVSEMVSADGLMRDSKKTVQFILFSEEERPFGIQVFGSDPLIMARGAEFCLQYRPDFIDLNMGCPVKKVVRRGAGSALMNTPAVAESIVKDVKKALAGACPLGVKFRSGWNPVSLNYLEFGLLLESAGADFLCLHPRTQSQMFSGEANWEHIATLKTRLSIPLIGNGDVKTPEDALKMFAETGCDSVMIGRGALGKPWIFDQIHQLRQEGDYRPVTRSQLLSTVFQHIDLALKYKPERVVAKELRSDLCFYTKGLVGSAELRQAINHAENTAQIKELILASEAFKI; from the coding sequence ATGGATATCCTAAGCTCCATCACCGATAACAAACTATGGCTTGCACCATTGGCCGGCTACACCAACCAGGCCTATCGCCAACTCTGCAAGGCCAACGGCGCGGACGTCCTGGTGAGCGAAATGGTGAGCGCGGACGGCTTGATGCGTGATTCCAAAAAGACGGTCCAGTTCATTCTGTTTTCCGAAGAGGAAAGGCCTTTTGGCATCCAGGTCTTCGGCTCGGATCCCCTCATCATGGCCCGGGGCGCGGAGTTTTGTCTGCAGTACCGGCCCGATTTCATCGACCTGAACATGGGCTGCCCCGTCAAGAAGGTTGTCAGGCGCGGTGCCGGATCCGCTTTGATGAACACCCCCGCTGTGGCGGAAAGCATCGTGAAAGATGTGAAGAAAGCCCTGGCCGGGGCCTGCCCCCTGGGCGTCAAGTTCCGCAGCGGTTGGAATCCCGTTAGCCTGAACTATCTGGAGTTCGGGCTGCTACTGGAATCCGCCGGGGCCGACTTCCTCTGCCTGCATCCGCGCACCCAGTCCCAGATGTTTTCGGGAGAAGCGAATTGGGAACACATCGCCACCCTGAAAACGCGTCTCAGCATCCCGCTGATCGGCAACGGCGACGTCAAAACCCCGGAAGACGCCCTGAAAATGTTTGCCGAAACAGGCTGCGATTCTGTGATGATCGGCCGCGGAGCTTTGGGAAAACCCTGGATCTTCGACCAGATCCACCAACTGAGGCAGGAAGGTGATTACCGTCCCGTCACCCGTTCCCAGCTTCTGTCAACCGTTTTCCAGCATATCGACCTGGCCCTCAAATACAAGCCCGAACGCGTCGTAGCCAAGGAGCTGCGCTCGGATCTCTGCTTCTATACCAAAGGATTGGTGGGCAGCGCGGAACTCCGCCAGGCCATCAACCACGCCGAAAACACCGCCCAGATCAAGGAACTCATCCTGGCCAGCGAAGCTTTCAAGATCTGA
- the trmB gene encoding tRNA (guanosine(46)-N7)-methyltransferase TrmB, giving the protein MLEDRDFFVTDSPEAILDPQDLFGNSHPLFIEIGSGKGEFISQYSILHPDWNFLGFEAAEKRIRNILKKISPERHPNVRIVRLRVDANIAQVLAPESVQGVFIQHPDPWPKKRHHKRRLFQQDFLNALAAVMRLDSEVHVSTDHEEYANWIAEEFAHNPNFISMLDQVIQTDPSLDDHVSTWYELEQKRLGFTPNFMLFKKI; this is encoded by the coding sequence ATGCTTGAAGACCGGGATTTCTTCGTCACCGATTCCCCTGAAGCCATTCTCGACCCGCAAGATCTGTTCGGAAACTCCCATCCGCTGTTCATCGAGATCGGTTCCGGCAAAGGCGAATTCATCTCGCAATACTCCATCCTGCATCCGGACTGGAATTTCCTGGGTTTCGAAGCCGCCGAGAAACGGATCCGCAACATCCTCAAAAAGATCTCGCCGGAGCGCCATCCCAACGTCCGCATAGTCCGCCTGAGGGTCGATGCCAACATCGCCCAAGTTTTGGCCCCGGAATCAGTTCAGGGCGTCTTCATCCAGCATCCCGACCCCTGGCCCAAGAAAAGGCACCACAAGCGCCGCCTCTTCCAGCAGGATTTCCTGAACGCCCTGGCTGCCGTGATGCGCCTGGATTCCGAGGTCCACGTTTCCACCGACCACGAGGAATACGCCAACTGGATCGCCGAGGAATTTGCCCACAACCCCAATTTCATCTCTATGCTGGACCAGGTGATCCAAACCGATCCCAGCCTCGACGACCATGTCAGCACCTGGTATGAGCTGGAGCAGAAACGCCTGGGCTTCACTCCCAACTTCATGTTGTTCAAAAAGATTTGA